A single window of Collinsella aerofaciens DNA harbors:
- a CDS encoding ABC transporter ATP-binding protein, translated as MPSKFEFKKGKMVPYPSGAIVPDRDLGERPALECIHLGIEFGGLKAVDDFSLTIGKTEIAGLIGPNGAGKTTVFNLLTKVYQPTHGTILLDGEDTSGKSVYQVNRMGIARTFQNIRLFNTMTVEDNVKVGLHNQERYSGFEGVLRLPTYWKHEKAAHERAMELLSIFDMEHLANEQAGSLPYGAQRRLEIVRALATNPKLLLLDEPAAGMNPSETAELMENIVKIRDTFGIAIMLIEHDMSLVMNICEGICVLNFGKVIAKGTAEEIQNNDAVIEAYLGKQDKGEN; from the coding sequence ATGCCCAGTAAATTTGAGTTCAAGAAGGGCAAGATGGTCCCGTATCCTTCTGGCGCCATCGTTCCCGACCGCGACCTGGGCGAGCGCCCTGCACTCGAGTGCATCCACCTGGGCATTGAGTTCGGTGGCCTTAAGGCAGTCGACGACTTTAGCCTGACTATCGGCAAGACCGAGATTGCCGGTCTGATCGGTCCCAACGGCGCCGGCAAGACCACGGTCTTCAACCTGCTCACCAAGGTGTACCAGCCCACGCACGGCACCATCCTGCTCGACGGCGAGGACACCTCGGGCAAGTCGGTCTATCAGGTCAACCGCATGGGTATTGCCCGTACGTTCCAGAACATTCGCCTGTTCAACACCATGACGGTGGAGGATAACGTTAAGGTCGGCCTGCATAACCAGGAGCGTTACTCCGGCTTTGAGGGCGTGCTGCGCCTGCCGACGTATTGGAAGCACGAGAAGGCTGCTCACGAGCGTGCCATGGAGCTGCTGTCCATCTTTGATATGGAACATCTGGCAAACGAACAGGCCGGCTCGCTGCCTTACGGCGCTCAGCGCCGCCTGGAGATCGTCCGTGCACTTGCCACCAATCCCAAGCTGCTGCTGCTCGACGAGCCTGCCGCCGGCATGAATCCGTCCGAGACCGCAGAGCTCATGGAGAACATCGTCAAGATTCGCGACACCTTCGGCATTGCCATCATGCTTATCGAGCATGATATGTCGCTCGTCATGAACATCTGCGAGGGCATCTGCGTGCTCAACTTTGGTAAGGTCATCGCCAAGGGCACGGCCGAGGAAATCCAGAACAACGACGCCGTTATCGAGGCGTATCTGGGCAAGCAGGATAAGGGGGAGAACTAA